In Papaver somniferum cultivar HN1 chromosome 1, ASM357369v1, whole genome shotgun sequence, a genomic segment contains:
- the LOC113289822 gene encoding protein RCC2-like isoform X1, whose product MSVFAEADKKVEEKIIEEDVEKGGELLFCGGTNWDTLGRKGPTDGNLISPTRLRPLIGVNIRFVAAGCVSCHCVALDVEGRVYTWGRNEKGQLGHGDMIQRDRPTVISGLSKHKIMKAGAGRAHTVVVTNDGKSFAFGWNKHGQCGTGSAKNEFEQSPVSSQVSEVTNVVCGGDFTVWLSSVEGSSILTAGLPQYGQLGHGTDNEYNTKDSSVKLAYEAQPRPKPIAAFAGKTVVKVACGTNHTVAVDSKGFVYTWGYGGYGRLGHREQKDEWTPRVVDVFQRQNILPPNAVVAAGALNCAVTAGGGQMYMWGKIKSTGDDWMYPKPLMDLSGWNIRCMDSGATHNFVGADQSCISWGHSQNGELGYGPKGPKSSANPKKVDSLEGMHVMSVACGSAYSMVVVDRTNVGDKLDQLDVYDGKASEEGTAEPKAKSPAPKKGGAKASSNKRKKSKDSSDSDNEDDESDDGGSENGSDDDENGHVEETKRGGGRGGRGNGAKKAVAGKGTGRGRGRPPSAEKKSTQPRGGGTGGKRGRPRKS is encoded by the exons ATGTCGGTTTTCGCTGAAGCTGATAAGAAAGTGGAAGAAAAGATAATCGAAGAAGATGTTGAAAAAGGCGGAGAGTTATTGTTCTGTGGTGGAACCAATTGGGATACGTTAGGTCGTAAAGGACCTACTGATGGAAATTTGATTTCTCCTACTCGATTGAGACCTCTTATTGGTGTTAACATTCGTTTTGTTGCTGCTGGTTGTG TATCTTGCCATTGTGTTGCATTGGATGTTGAAGGTCGTGTTTATACCTGGGGAAGAAATGAG AAGGGACAATTGGGACACGGTGATATGATTCAGCGTGATAGGCCGACTGTTATATCTGGACTATCAAA GCACAAAATAATGAAAGCAGGCGCTGGTAGAGCTCATACAGTGGTGGTGACTAATGACGGAAAATCCTTTGCCTTTGGCTGGAATAAGCATGGACAATGTGGAACAGGTTCAGCAAAGAATG AGTTCGAGCAATCTCCAGTTTCTAGTCAAGTTTCTGAAGTCACAAATGTTGTCTGTGGGGGTGATTTTACTGTGTGGCTGTCATCTGTGGAGGGATCGTCCATATT AACTGCAGGTCTTCCACAGTATGGTCAGTTAGGACATGGGACAGACAATGAG TACAATACGAAAGATAGCTCTGTGAAGCTTGCTTATGAAGCCCAACCTCGTCCAAAACCAATAGCCGCTTTTGCTGGGAAAACTGTTGTCAAAGTTGCATGTGGAACAAACCATACAG TTGCTGTGGATTCGAAGGGTTTTGTTTACAC GTGGGGTTATGGTGGCTATGGAAG GCTGGGGCATAGAGAGCAGAAAGATGAATGGACTCCTCGTGTTGTGGATGTCTTCCAAAGGCAGAATATTCTACCTCCCAATGCAGTTGTGGCTGCTGGTGCACTTAACTGTGCTGTCACTGCTG GTGGAGGGCAAATGTACATGTGGGGAAAAATTAAGAGTACAGGCGATGATTGGATGTATCCGAAGCCTCTTATGGATTTAAG CGGCTGGAATATCCGTTGCATGGATTCAGGCGCCACGCACAATTTTGTTGGTGCTGATCAGTCGTGTATAAGTTGGGGTCATTCTCAGAACGGAGAGCTTGGATACGGTCCTAAAGGACCAAA ATCTTCAGCAAATCCCAAAAAAGTTGATAGCCTTGAGGGCATGCATGTAATGAG TGTCGCCTGTGGTTCAGCTTATTCAATGGTGGTTGTTGATAGAACAAATGTTGGTGATAAGCTTGATCAG CTTGATGTTTATGATGGCAAAGCTTCTGAAGAAG GGACTGCAGAACCCAAGGCTAAAAGTCCTGCACCAAAGAAAGGTGGTGCTAAAGCTTCATCCAATAAGAGGAAGAAGTCTAAAGATTCGTCAGATTCTGATAATGAGGATGATGAGAGTGACGATGGTGGCAGCGAAAATGGATCAGATGACGATGAGAACGGTCATGTAGAAGAAACGAaacgtggtggtggtagaggaggaaGAGGTAATGGTGCAAAGAAGGCCGTGGCTGGAAAAGGCACTGGACGTGGGCGTGGGCGGCCTCCTTCTGCGGAAAAGAAAAGCACCCAGCCACGCGGGGGAGGAACGGGTGGAAAGAGAGGCAGGCCAAGAAAGTCATGA
- the LOC113289822 gene encoding protein RCC2 homolog isoform X2 — translation MSVFAEADKKVEEKIIEEDVEKGGELLFCGGTNWDTLGRKGPTDGNLISPTRLRPLIGVNIRFVAAGCVSCHCVALDVEGRVYTWGRNEKGQLGHGDMIQRDRPTVISGLSKHKIMKAGAGRAHTVVVTNDGKSFAFGWNKHGQCGTGSAKNEFEQSPVSSQVSEVTNVVCGGDFTVWLSSVEGSSILTAGLPQYGQLGHGTDNEYNTKDSSVKLAYEAQPRPKPIAAFAGKTVVKVACGTNHTVAVDSKGFVYTWGYGGYGRLGHREQKDEWTPRVVDVFQRQNILPPNAVVAAGALNCAVTAGGGQMYMWGKIKSTGDDWMYPKPLMDLSGWNIRCMDSGATHNFVGADQSCISWGHSQNGELGYGPKGPKSSANPKKVDSLEGMHVMSVACGSAYSMVVVDRTNVGDKLDQLDVYDGKASEEEPKAKSPAPKKGGAKASSNKRKKSKDSSDSDNEDDESDDGGSENGSDDDENGHVEETKRGGGRGGRGNGAKKAVAGKGTGRGRGRPPSAEKKSTQPRGGGTGGKRGRPRKS, via the exons ATGTCGGTTTTCGCTGAAGCTGATAAGAAAGTGGAAGAAAAGATAATCGAAGAAGATGTTGAAAAAGGCGGAGAGTTATTGTTCTGTGGTGGAACCAATTGGGATACGTTAGGTCGTAAAGGACCTACTGATGGAAATTTGATTTCTCCTACTCGATTGAGACCTCTTATTGGTGTTAACATTCGTTTTGTTGCTGCTGGTTGTG TATCTTGCCATTGTGTTGCATTGGATGTTGAAGGTCGTGTTTATACCTGGGGAAGAAATGAG AAGGGACAATTGGGACACGGTGATATGATTCAGCGTGATAGGCCGACTGTTATATCTGGACTATCAAA GCACAAAATAATGAAAGCAGGCGCTGGTAGAGCTCATACAGTGGTGGTGACTAATGACGGAAAATCCTTTGCCTTTGGCTGGAATAAGCATGGACAATGTGGAACAGGTTCAGCAAAGAATG AGTTCGAGCAATCTCCAGTTTCTAGTCAAGTTTCTGAAGTCACAAATGTTGTCTGTGGGGGTGATTTTACTGTGTGGCTGTCATCTGTGGAGGGATCGTCCATATT AACTGCAGGTCTTCCACAGTATGGTCAGTTAGGACATGGGACAGACAATGAG TACAATACGAAAGATAGCTCTGTGAAGCTTGCTTATGAAGCCCAACCTCGTCCAAAACCAATAGCCGCTTTTGCTGGGAAAACTGTTGTCAAAGTTGCATGTGGAACAAACCATACAG TTGCTGTGGATTCGAAGGGTTTTGTTTACAC GTGGGGTTATGGTGGCTATGGAAG GCTGGGGCATAGAGAGCAGAAAGATGAATGGACTCCTCGTGTTGTGGATGTCTTCCAAAGGCAGAATATTCTACCTCCCAATGCAGTTGTGGCTGCTGGTGCACTTAACTGTGCTGTCACTGCTG GTGGAGGGCAAATGTACATGTGGGGAAAAATTAAGAGTACAGGCGATGATTGGATGTATCCGAAGCCTCTTATGGATTTAAG CGGCTGGAATATCCGTTGCATGGATTCAGGCGCCACGCACAATTTTGTTGGTGCTGATCAGTCGTGTATAAGTTGGGGTCATTCTCAGAACGGAGAGCTTGGATACGGTCCTAAAGGACCAAA ATCTTCAGCAAATCCCAAAAAAGTTGATAGCCTTGAGGGCATGCATGTAATGAG TGTCGCCTGTGGTTCAGCTTATTCAATGGTGGTTGTTGATAGAACAAATGTTGGTGATAAGCTTGATCAG CTTGATGTTTATGATGGCAAAGCTTCTGAAGAAG AACCCAAGGCTAAAAGTCCTGCACCAAAGAAAGGTGGTGCTAAAGCTTCATCCAATAAGAGGAAGAAGTCTAAAGATTCGTCAGATTCTGATAATGAGGATGATGAGAGTGACGATGGTGGCAGCGAAAATGGATCAGATGACGATGAGAACGGTCATGTAGAAGAAACGAaacgtggtggtggtagaggaggaaGAGGTAATGGTGCAAAGAAGGCCGTGGCTGGAAAAGGCACTGGACGTGGGCGTGGGCGGCCTCCTTCTGCGGAAAAGAAAAGCACCCAGCCACGCGGGGGAGGAACGGGTGGAAAGAGAGGCAGGCCAAGAAAGTCATGA